In Syntrophorhabdales bacterium, a single window of DNA contains:
- a CDS encoding FAD-dependent oxidoreductase, with protein sequence MTTWHEYIGSGLPFPAWPYPVRYGNEIRVTSDVLVLGGGIAGCHAAINARRKGVHVVLVEKGATKWSGHGGAGVDHWLNACTNPCSSVTPEEFVESVSRDCDGYDCGPPLYINAQEAYDTLLDIERMGVRVRDAQDEFKGAAFRDDTTKLLFAYDYKNRIDIRVHGHNVKPCLYRELKRLGVEIHDRVMITALLTEGGRQGARVVGATGVNTRTGEFHIFSGKATVVAMQAPGRLWTFSTENRSMWHDLNNSGEGFAIAWDAGAEFINLEKSWPAMITPYSYIPYGVGNASNTWYGTPIVDANGKEVPWFDRDGNGLQSLEARFQPSPGQKFILGPGQHVPHTYENDPRILAPDLSERIRKGEFVLPLYADLTRLPEKERRAIFGLMVGNEGKTRIPVYDIYTKAGFDPDKDMLQVPVLPIDAYAKSSGVNYWAGKSMPLLRTGAGGLLVDWDLRTNLEGLYGAGGTVSGAGAHSTAATCGRYAGRKAAAYAITAAEPVIDPEQTHREKDLIYTPLQQKKRSIGWKELNAGICRIMQDYCGQYKNQETLAAGLRLLGELREAEYSRLYAATPHDLGRALECRTMLTVGEMVIRACMARKASNRFLSFTRIDFPAMDPPEWHTYLPIRLQDGGVQIRKLPVDYHLRPPYSASYAENYWLHCEP encoded by the coding sequence ATGACAACCTGGCACGAGTATATTGGCAGCGGCCTGCCGTTCCCCGCGTGGCCCTACCCCGTGCGCTACGGCAACGAAATAAGAGTGACATCGGACGTGCTCGTTCTCGGCGGGGGCATCGCCGGCTGCCACGCCGCTATCAATGCCCGCCGAAAAGGAGTGCACGTTGTTCTGGTCGAAAAAGGTGCAACAAAATGGAGCGGCCACGGCGGCGCGGGAGTGGATCACTGGCTCAATGCCTGCACGAACCCGTGCTCGAGTGTCACGCCTGAGGAGTTTGTGGAATCGGTAAGCAGAGACTGCGATGGCTACGATTGCGGGCCCCCGCTGTACATCAACGCCCAAGAGGCGTACGACACGCTTCTCGACATAGAGCGCATGGGCGTTCGGGTTCGTGACGCACAGGATGAATTTAAAGGCGCAGCATTCAGGGACGATACGACTAAGCTGCTGTTCGCCTATGACTACAAGAACAGGATAGATATTCGCGTTCATGGTCACAACGTGAAACCTTGCCTTTATCGAGAGTTGAAACGGCTCGGTGTAGAGATCCATGATCGCGTGATGATTACCGCACTTCTCACCGAAGGAGGCAGGCAGGGAGCACGCGTGGTCGGCGCCACAGGCGTCAATACGCGGACCGGGGAGTTCCACATCTTCAGCGGGAAGGCCACCGTCGTGGCCATGCAGGCACCGGGACGGTTGTGGACCTTTTCTACGGAAAATCGTTCCATGTGGCATGATCTGAACAACTCGGGAGAGGGATTCGCCATAGCATGGGACGCAGGCGCCGAATTCATCAACCTGGAAAAATCCTGGCCTGCCATGATAACGCCGTACAGCTATATTCCCTATGGTGTGGGCAATGCGAGTAATACATGGTATGGAACTCCAATTGTAGATGCAAACGGAAAAGAGGTGCCCTGGTTCGACAGAGACGGAAACGGGCTACAGTCTTTGGAAGCGCGGTTCCAGCCGTCTCCGGGTCAGAAATTCATTCTCGGCCCGGGCCAGCACGTGCCTCACACATACGAAAACGATCCGAGGATCCTGGCGCCTGACCTGTCGGAGCGCATCCGCAAAGGTGAATTTGTATTGCCTCTCTATGCGGATCTGACGCGCCTTCCGGAAAAAGAGCGCAGGGCTATATTCGGCCTCATGGTGGGCAACGAGGGCAAGACCCGTATCCCCGTATACGATATCTACACAAAGGCCGGCTTTGACCCTGACAAGGATATGCTCCAGGTGCCTGTGTTGCCCATCGATGCCTACGCCAAGAGTTCGGGGGTAAATTATTGGGCAGGAAAGAGCATGCCGCTTTTGCGCACAGGAGCAGGCGGCCTGCTCGTTGACTGGGACCTCCGGACCAATCTCGAAGGATTGTACGGAGCAGGGGGCACGGTCTCCGGCGCAGGGGCGCACTCCACGGCTGCCACGTGCGGAAGATATGCCGGAAGAAAAGCCGCTGCATATGCGATAACAGCAGCGGAACCCGTTATAGATCCGGAACAGACGCACCGGGAGAAGGATCTCATCTATACGCCCCTGCAGCAGAAGAAACGGAGCATTGGATGGAAGGAACTGAACGCAGGAATCTGCAGGATCATGCAGGATTACTGCGGCCAGTACAAGAACCAGGAGACCCTTGCTGCGGGCTTGAGACTGCTCGGGGAACTGAGAGAAGCGGAATACTCCCGGCTCTACGCAGCTACGCCCCACGACCTTGGCCGTGCCCTGGAGTGCCGGACAATGCTGACGGTGGGAGAGATGGTTATCCGCGCGTGCATGGCACGCAAAGCAAGCAACCGATTCCTTAGTTTTACAAGAATTGATTTTCCGGCAATGGATCCGCCCGAATGGCACACGTATCTCCCTATAAGACTGCAGGACGGAGGAGTTCAAATCAGAAAACTGCCGGTCGATTACCACCTGCGACCACCCTATAGCGCGAGCTATGCGGAGAATTACTGGCTTCACTGCGAACCGTAA
- a CDS encoding ABC transporter ATP-binding protein, with translation MFLQASDIRVRYGKAEALRNISMRVDKGEIVSLVGSNGAGKTTTLKAISGLVPYGGEIVFQEKRLNGVAPHEIVRMGIAHVPEGRRVFSTMTVMENLELGAYLRTDQAAVLQDLERIYASFPVLQSRARQKAGSLSGGEQQMLAIARALMTSPTVLLLDEPSLGLSPKLVREVARIISDINKHGVTIVLIEQNARMALRLSHRAYILELGKIILEGNAKELINDEKVKKAYLGTSH, from the coding sequence TTGTTCCTGCAGGCGAGTGATATACGTGTCCGCTACGGCAAGGCGGAAGCGCTGCGCAATATTTCCATGAGGGTAGACAAAGGCGAGATCGTGAGCCTCGTCGGCTCCAACGGCGCAGGCAAGACCACAACACTCAAGGCTATTTCCGGTCTGGTTCCCTACGGCGGGGAAATAGTTTTTCAGGAAAAACGTCTCAACGGCGTGGCGCCTCACGAGATTGTCCGGATGGGTATCGCTCACGTGCCCGAAGGGAGAAGAGTATTCAGCACCATGACCGTGATGGAAAACCTGGAGTTGGGCGCGTATCTGCGCACAGACCAGGCAGCCGTTCTTCAGGACCTCGAGCGGATATACGCGAGTTTCCCGGTACTGCAGAGCAGGGCACGACAGAAGGCAGGTTCCTTGAGCGGCGGGGAGCAGCAGATGCTGGCAATAGCCCGCGCGTTGATGACATCTCCAACCGTTCTCCTCCTGGATGAGCCCTCCCTTGGCCTTTCGCCGAAGCTTGTCCGTGAGGTCGCACGGATCATTTCCGATATCAACAAGCACGGTGTGACCATTGTCCTGATCGAGCAGAACGCCCGCATGGCGCTGCGCCTGTCGCACCGGGCTTACATTCTGGAACTCGGAAAAATTATATTGGAAGGGAATGCGAAAGAACTGATCAATGACGAGAAGGTGAAAAAAGCCTATCTGGGCACCTCACACTGA
- a CDS encoding ferredoxin family protein, which translates to MSEKTCMLPNQPTPNRAVDFNPDKCNGCNRCAEICRNDVLMPNPEKGKPPIVLYPDECWNCGCCVQECTHPGAIEMLHPLNQSIVVIWKRKETGEEFRLGMKNPPEPNDKPAAG; encoded by the coding sequence ATGAGTGAAAAAACCTGCATGTTGCCCAATCAGCCGACGCCTAACAGGGCTGTTGATTTCAATCCTGACAAATGCAACGGCTGCAACCGCTGCGCAGAGATATGCCGAAACGACGTATTGATGCCCAACCCGGAAAAAGGAAAGCCGCCGATCGTGCTCTATCCCGATGAATGCTGGAACTGCGGCTGCTGCGTGCAGGAGTGTACTCACCCAGGGGCCATCGAAATGCTGCATCCCCTGAACCAGAGCATCGTTGTCATCTGGAAGCGCAAGGAAACAGGGGAAGAGTTCCGGCTGGGCATGAAGAATCCGCCGGAACCGAACGACAAACCGGCTGCCGGTTGA
- a CDS encoding ABC transporter substrate-binding protein codes for MRTRKTSLPALATLLLTLCLVLSVASAWAAEPKYGGTLRIGVRVAQESAIDARYLLTLTSTPSQDLIYDRLYNWGPKGFESMVPALATSYQTKDNKVWTIKLRQGVKFHNGREMTATDVKANFDWRITTPKGWKPVKHKEMIKGLKQVDVVDKYTVRITLDRPFSSLIRVLAWSMRGIIPPEEVEKWGDNFAFHPCGTGPYKVVEVKPNEKVVMERFDGYWGPKPYIDRLEWIFYRSDESRLVALEKGEIDMAQLYDEAKPTLKNNPKLTFKETYDPSVLHKYYFNVRRWPMNDVRFRKAVWMGVDWKNSSINAWAFKSGNPARTLLEYTKYFNQDALKLVPPYNPEEARKLIQAVEKDAGKKIPPLFWVDAAMAPNQNISEMAKSQLTQIGVPVNLQILSVALWADKVVRDPKMEWDIGGYGMAFAIDPSIGYDMFETNSGTAPDGKSLGGYSNPEFDQWVRKSEAAKTEEERTKYFQEAEKVLLKDAAAIPCFPMRMVFGWNKKVQGVQFTDTLAINVTNSWANMWIE; via the coding sequence ATGAGAACAAGAAAGACGTCGCTACCTGCTCTTGCAACACTTCTGCTGACACTGTGCCTTGTGCTGTCTGTCGCATCCGCTTGGGCCGCCGAGCCTAAATATGGAGGCACCTTGCGCATAGGTGTCAGAGTGGCTCAGGAGAGCGCTATTGATGCGCGTTACCTGCTTACCCTCACGTCCACGCCCAGCCAGGACCTGATCTATGATCGTCTCTACAATTGGGGACCAAAGGGATTCGAGAGCATGGTGCCGGCGCTCGCGACGAGCTATCAGACCAAGGATAACAAGGTGTGGACTATCAAGCTCAGGCAGGGCGTGAAGTTCCACAACGGCAGGGAGATGACCGCGACTGATGTGAAAGCGAATTTCGACTGGCGCATCACAACGCCCAAAGGCTGGAAACCTGTGAAGCACAAGGAGATGATCAAGGGATTGAAGCAGGTCGATGTGGTGGACAAGTATACAGTGAGGATCACACTCGACAGGCCCTTCTCATCCTTGATACGGGTGCTCGCCTGGTCTATGCGAGGTATTATCCCGCCGGAAGAGGTAGAGAAATGGGGAGACAATTTTGCGTTTCACCCTTGTGGCACAGGCCCGTATAAGGTGGTGGAGGTAAAGCCGAATGAGAAGGTAGTGATGGAGAGGTTTGACGGCTATTGGGGACCCAAGCCATACATCGACCGCTTGGAGTGGATCTTCTATCGTTCAGACGAGTCGCGGCTGGTCGCACTGGAAAAAGGGGAAATCGACATGGCCCAGTTATACGACGAGGCCAAGCCGACACTGAAAAATAATCCGAAGCTCACCTTTAAGGAGACCTACGATCCGTCTGTTTTGCACAAGTACTATTTCAACGTGCGTCGCTGGCCTATGAATGATGTCCGTTTCAGAAAAGCTGTCTGGATGGGCGTGGACTGGAAGAACAGTTCCATCAATGCGTGGGCGTTCAAGTCCGGAAATCCGGCAAGGACCTTGCTCGAGTACACGAAATATTTCAACCAGGACGCGCTGAAGCTTGTCCCGCCTTACAACCCTGAGGAGGCCAGGAAACTGATTCAGGCCGTGGAAAAAGATGCAGGGAAGAAGATACCTCCGCTTTTCTGGGTCGATGCAGCCATGGCTCCCAACCAGAATATTTCTGAAATGGCCAAGTCGCAACTCACACAGATCGGCGTTCCGGTCAATCTTCAGATTCTTTCGGTCGCACTCTGGGCTGACAAAGTGGTAAGGGATCCCAAGATGGAATGGGACATCGGCGGCTATGGGATGGCGTTTGCAATCGACCCGTCCATAGGCTACGACATGTTTGAAACCAATTCAGGCACCGCGCCCGACGGCAAGTCACTTGGGGGCTATTCAAATCCTGAGTTTGACCAGTGGGTCAGGAAGTCTGAGGCAGCAAAGACTGAGGAGGAGCGCACAAAGTACTTTCAGGAAGCGGAAAAGGTGCTCCTGAAGGATGCGGCTGCCATACCCTGTTTTCCGATGCGTATGGTTTTCGGCTGGAACAAGAAGGTGCAAGGCGTGCAGTTCACCGATACGCTGGCGATAAACGTAACCAACAGCTGGGCCAACATGTGGATAGAGTAA
- a CDS encoding FAD-binding protein translates to MSDWFEALESMGPAAIAWPYPVRYGVETDVECDVAVLGGGPAGCMAAISAARAGANVVLIDKGHPKRSGGGGVDHWLNTPNPASTITPEECVDWELESYNGYCNGLSRYIAAREGYDTLLEIEQMGGKIRDTGDEFKNAPFRDEKTKFLFAYDYENKFVFRVWGTTFKPAMYNQCRKLGVQIYTKVMVTSLLTVPHGEGIKVVGATAVDARSGEFYVIKARATIDCMAFSQASWLFSSELTGLPYFHPNVVSDGPAIAWRAGARFTMMEKSGATAEPGHAFPHYGTGNPKNTWFPCSMVDANGKEIPWVDYQGRILKDVSERTRPAPGQKFIAERAQAPKYRCPRIIDDLAERIRKGEFTLPLYADLPSMPEHERKAIWGLMVGEEGRSRVPVFEKYTRAGFDASRDLLQSYMLLGGEPHSGLQQGITLPYLRTYGPLASPGGLVTDWNLRTSLEGLYAAGSALYAANYYHHAAATGRYAGRKAAEYALKTGTSAPRQKQIEEEKVRVYAPVARRNGMDWKELRAGLCRVMQNYCSEPKNEKLLQLGKLWLRDIEENVFPDVSVPNPHMLMRVLESFNMLYCDESIIEASLARKASSTSLGFIRQDYPDIDPPEWHKFITVEKRNGKVVTGELPMGFWGPLSDNYVKHNPAYKGFLKG, encoded by the coding sequence ATGAGTGACTGGTTTGAAGCTCTCGAGAGCATGGGACCTGCCGCCATTGCATGGCCCTACCCCGTGCGCTACGGTGTGGAGACCGACGTTGAGTGCGACGTGGCCGTGCTCGGAGGAGGCCCTGCAGGCTGTATGGCCGCAATAAGCGCTGCACGAGCAGGCGCAAACGTGGTCCTCATCGACAAGGGACATCCCAAGCGTTCCGGAGGAGGTGGTGTAGATCACTGGCTTAACACGCCGAACCCGGCTTCCACGATCACGCCAGAGGAGTGCGTGGACTGGGAACTCGAATCATACAATGGTTATTGCAACGGACTTTCCCGCTATATTGCAGCGAGAGAAGGGTACGATACCCTCCTGGAGATCGAGCAGATGGGAGGCAAGATCAGGGACACCGGCGATGAATTCAAGAATGCGCCCTTCAGGGATGAGAAGACGAAGTTCCTCTTCGCGTATGATTACGAAAACAAGTTCGTCTTCAGGGTCTGGGGCACAACCTTCAAACCCGCAATGTACAATCAATGCAGGAAGCTGGGGGTTCAAATCTACACCAAGGTGATGGTTACAAGCCTGCTCACAGTTCCGCATGGCGAAGGGATAAAGGTTGTCGGCGCCACAGCAGTCGATGCTCGCTCAGGCGAATTCTACGTGATAAAGGCACGCGCCACCATAGATTGTATGGCCTTCAGCCAGGCAAGCTGGCTCTTCTCGTCGGAGTTGACGGGATTGCCCTATTTTCATCCCAATGTGGTGAGCGACGGACCTGCAATAGCATGGCGGGCAGGAGCCCGATTTACCATGATGGAGAAATCCGGTGCAACAGCGGAGCCGGGCCACGCCTTCCCCCACTACGGGACGGGCAATCCCAAGAACACATGGTTCCCGTGCAGTATGGTGGACGCAAACGGCAAAGAGATACCATGGGTCGATTACCAGGGAAGAATCCTCAAAGACGTCTCTGAACGGACGCGGCCTGCGCCCGGACAGAAATTTATTGCTGAACGGGCGCAGGCCCCGAAGTACCGCTGTCCGCGCATCATCGATGATCTTGCGGAACGCATCCGCAAGGGTGAATTTACTCTGCCGCTGTATGCTGACCTGCCGTCAATGCCCGAACACGAGCGGAAAGCCATCTGGGGTCTCATGGTCGGGGAAGAAGGACGTTCCCGTGTGCCTGTGTTCGAAAAATACACCCGGGCCGGGTTTGATGCCTCACGGGATCTGCTCCAGAGTTACATGCTGCTCGGTGGCGAACCACATTCAGGACTGCAGCAGGGCATCACCCTTCCCTACCTGCGCACGTACGGGCCTTTGGCCAGTCCCGGTGGCCTGGTGACCGACTGGAACCTGAGAACCAGTCTCGAAGGCCTTTACGCCGCAGGGAGCGCGCTCTATGCAGCTAACTACTATCATCACGCAGCAGCCACCGGCAGGTACGCCGGGAGAAAGGCAGCCGAATACGCATTGAAAACAGGAACGTCAGCGCCCCGTCAAAAGCAGATAGAAGAAGAGAAGGTCCGTGTCTATGCTCCTGTTGCACGAAGGAACGGGATGGACTGGAAAGAACTGCGTGCAGGCCTCTGCAGGGTAATGCAGAATTACTGCAGTGAGCCCAAGAACGAGAAGCTGCTCCAGCTGGGCAAACTGTGGCTCCGGGATATCGAAGAGAATGTCTTTCCTGACGTCAGCGTGCCAAACCCGCACATGCTGATGCGCGTGCTGGAGAGCTTCAATATGCTCTATTGCGACGAATCGATTATTGAAGCCTCTCTTGCTCGCAAGGCAAGCAGCACGTCTCTCGGGTTCATAAGACAGGATTATCCGGATATAGACCCGCCTGAATGGCACAAGTTCATTACTGTCGAAAAGAGAAACGGCAAGGTGGTCACCGGAGAGCTCCCCATGGGATTCTGGGGACCGTTGAGCGACAACTACGTAAAACATAACCCGGCCTATAAAGGCTTCCTCAAAGGATAG
- a CDS encoding ABC transporter ATP-binding protein: MKTLLETRKLTKFFGGLAAVHEVDFQVRESEIVGLIGPNGAGKSTFFNLISGFHPVTTGTILFQERDITGVKAHKIASLGIARAFQAATLFMELSVFDNVFNGLHGHYHEPAWKAFLHLSSVRKEEQGARERVREIIDFMGLADHADRKARNLPHGHQKILGVCIAMATAPKLLLLDEPFTGMHPEETAVMIRVVEKIRDSGVTIVIVEHNMEAVMRLCDRIAVLNQGRKIAEAEPQEIAHNPEVIEAYLGSDEEEL; the protein is encoded by the coding sequence ATGAAGACGTTGCTCGAAACACGAAAGCTGACTAAATTCTTCGGGGGTCTGGCAGCAGTACACGAGGTGGATTTCCAGGTCAGGGAATCGGAGATCGTGGGACTGATCGGACCAAATGGCGCAGGCAAGAGCACCTTCTTCAACCTGATAAGCGGTTTTCATCCTGTCACAACAGGTACGATTCTATTTCAAGAACGGGACATCACAGGCGTCAAGGCCCACAAAATTGCAAGCCTTGGCATAGCCCGTGCATTCCAGGCTGCTACGCTTTTCATGGAGTTGTCGGTCTTCGACAATGTCTTCAACGGACTGCACGGGCATTACCACGAACCTGCCTGGAAGGCGTTCCTCCATTTGTCGAGCGTGCGAAAGGAAGAGCAAGGGGCGCGTGAGAGAGTTCGGGAGATCATTGATTTTATGGGACTGGCTGACCATGCGGACCGCAAGGCACGGAACCTTCCTCACGGTCACCAGAAGATCCTCGGTGTTTGCATTGCCATGGCAACAGCCCCGAAACTTCTCCTTCTCGACGAGCCTTTCACAGGCATGCATCCGGAGGAAACGGCGGTCATGATACGCGTGGTAGAAAAAATACGGGACAGCGGAGTTACGATCGTGATCGTGGAGCATAACATGGAAGCAGTCATGCGGCTCTGCGATCGCATTGCTGTTCTGAACCAAGGCAGAAAGATCGCGGAGGCTGAGCCACAGGAGATCGCGCACAACCCGGAGGTTATCGAGGCGTATCTCGGCTCTGACGAGGAGGAGCTGTAA
- a CDS encoding ferredoxin family protein, producing the protein MKSKERGPVKEIGQKAYAVPNRPGPGRPVLFNPDICNGCNRCVDICPMEVFIPNPEKGKPPIILYPEECWYGGCCVEECPRQGAITFNSPLMQRVRWRRKDTEEDFHT; encoded by the coding sequence ATGAAAAGCAAAGAGCGAGGTCCCGTGAAGGAGATCGGACAAAAGGCTTACGCAGTTCCGAACAGACCTGGCCCCGGGAGGCCGGTACTGTTCAACCCGGACATCTGCAACGGGTGCAACCGGTGTGTGGATATCTGCCCCATGGAAGTCTTCATACCAAACCCTGAGAAGGGCAAACCGCCCATAATACTCTACCCTGAGGAATGCTGGTACGGCGGCTGCTGCGTTGAGGAATGTCCCCGTCAGGGCGCCATCACATTCAACAGTCCCCTGATGCAACGGGTACGCTGGAGGAGAAAAGATACAGAGGAAGACTTCCATACGTGA
- a CDS encoding branched-chain amino acid ABC transporter permease — protein MNRGSRKKGIIALGCACLILALLPFFTDSRYFMHLIIMTCINIMLGLSFSMLFSAGLVTMGAAGFWGIGAYTSALLVLKAGLSFWVAMPLAALATACVAFIVGLVIIRAPGVAFIIQTMIVNMILVQVFGHFEFFGGWAGLLDIPAPNPIGPITFTGKTANYYLILMLLLVNILAFYALYTSRIGRAWSAIRLNARLAETLSVDLFRYRLVAFIISSAGAGLAGSFYAHYFQTLEPNMFNVFKSIYIQIYSILGGLNFYIPGPVIGAAIITFVPELLRIGKEIEPILTGAVLILLVIFLPGGILSLPDRLGFFTKEPLAASSGKNSVQEQQEKRVL, from the coding sequence ATGAATAGGGGAAGTCGGAAGAAAGGCATAATTGCACTTGGCTGCGCCTGCCTCATACTGGCTCTTCTTCCTTTTTTCACCGATTCCCGCTATTTCATGCACCTCATCATAATGACCTGCATCAATATCATGCTGGGGCTCTCCTTCTCCATGCTCTTCAGCGCGGGACTTGTGACAATGGGTGCAGCCGGCTTCTGGGGCATTGGCGCCTATACATCGGCGCTCCTGGTCTTAAAAGCAGGTCTCTCTTTCTGGGTTGCGATGCCACTGGCCGCTCTCGCTACTGCCTGCGTCGCGTTCATTGTCGGTCTTGTGATTATACGCGCTCCCGGGGTTGCGTTTATTATTCAGACCATGATCGTTAACATGATCCTGGTACAGGTTTTTGGTCACTTCGAGTTCTTCGGGGGTTGGGCAGGTCTCCTTGACATCCCTGCTCCTAACCCGATCGGCCCTATCACCTTCACAGGTAAGACTGCAAACTACTACCTGATATTGATGCTGCTTCTTGTAAATATCCTCGCATTCTACGCTCTTTATACGTCTCGCATAGGACGGGCGTGGAGCGCTATTCGCCTGAATGCGCGGCTTGCGGAGACCCTGAGCGTGGATCTCTTCCGTTACAGGCTCGTCGCGTTCATCATTTCTTCTGCAGGCGCCGGCCTTGCCGGTTCCTTCTACGCTCACTATTTTCAGACCCTTGAACCCAACATGTTCAACGTTTTCAAATCAATCTACATCCAGATATACAGTATCCTGGGCGGACTCAATTTTTACATTCCGGGACCCGTCATCGGGGCGGCCATTATCACCTTTGTACCGGAACTGCTGAGGATTGGTAAAGAGATCGAGCCGATCCTGACCGGTGCGGTTCTGATCCTTCTGGTAATCTTCCTTCCCGGAGGCATCTTGAGCCTGCCCGATCGCCTAGGCTTTTTCACGAAAGAGCCACTGGCCGCATCGTCCGGTAAGAACTCTGTACAGGAGCAACAAGAAAAGCGGGTCCTATGA
- a CDS encoding branched-chain amino acid ABC transporter permease, giving the protein MTIELFSQLLLNGLSIGLIYVLVASGLILLLGVVRIFNFAHGEFYMLGAFITFGCCEFLHLNFFVSIAIAIVLVTILSLFCYRFIFHYIRGDILLCTAASIGLSMMLLRGALLSFGTQERGLHPPFKGSVGIGQVNLPAEKVMAILLCIGVMFGLYWLLMRTKVGKAMRAVKLDNEVASLQGINTNRIYQIAFAAGCALAALAGGIMAPVFSITPSMGHSLLLNCFMALVVGGMQSMLGGVVGGLVVGLVLSFGMYFVGDLSEILLFAVIGVIIVFKPGGLFGEPEHHE; this is encoded by the coding sequence ATGACGATCGAACTCTTCTCCCAGCTCCTCCTCAACGGCCTCTCCATAGGGCTGATTTATGTTCTCGTCGCATCGGGTCTGATTCTCCTCCTCGGTGTTGTCAGGATATTCAATTTCGCTCACGGCGAATTCTACATGCTGGGCGCCTTCATCACGTTTGGCTGCTGCGAATTTCTCCATCTCAACTTTTTTGTGTCCATTGCGATCGCAATCGTGCTGGTCACCATCCTTTCGCTCTTCTGCTACCGCTTTATTTTCCATTACATTCGCGGCGACATCCTGCTCTGCACCGCAGCCTCTATCGGGCTGTCCATGATGCTCCTGCGCGGCGCGCTTCTCTCCTTCGGAACCCAGGAGAGGGGGCTGCACCCGCCTTTCAAAGGTTCCGTGGGTATCGGTCAGGTAAACCTGCCGGCGGAGAAGGTGATGGCTATCCTTCTCTGCATCGGCGTCATGTTCGGCCTCTACTGGCTTCTCATGCGCACCAAGGTAGGCAAAGCCATGCGTGCGGTCAAGCTTGATAATGAAGTTGCTTCCCTCCAGGGCATCAATACCAACCGCATCTATCAAATTGCTTTCGCAGCAGGGTGCGCTCTGGCTGCCCTCGCCGGAGGCATCATGGCTCCCGTCTTCTCCATCACGCCTTCGATGGGCCATTCTCTGCTTCTCAACTGTTTCATGGCTCTCGTTGTCGGGGGCATGCAGAGCATGCTGGGAGGGGTTGTAGGGGGGCTTGTCGTCGGTCTCGTTTTGAGCTTCGGTATGTACTTTGTCGGTGATCTCTCGGAGATACTTCTCTTTGCAGTGATAGGCGTGATCATAGTCTTTAAACCAGGCGGACTTTTTGGCGAACCGGAGCATCATGAATAG
- a CDS encoding ABC transporter permease yields the protein MTRYILGRVIQMIPVLFGVLLLVFSITNIIPGDPVLLMLDVKYTEKEYKEMQEYLGLDKPLYVQFYNHVKGVLQGNLGKSIRTREPVTKKILERFPATFVLAVAAMVIVAVVSIPIGVIAALKQNSKIDYLCMVGAEIGISMPIFWLGIMVILLFSLYLGWLPAGGRGEPPDLIHLIMPAFCLATPYMAMTARLTRSCMLEVLRENYIVAARSRGFPEWQIVLRHALRNAMIPVVTNLGLQLSRLLGGALVIEVVFRWPGMGALAYDAIMERDYPVVMGVVLIVAVIFIIVNLLVDLSYTFFDPRIRYDTRKG from the coding sequence ATGACTAGATATATCCTCGGTCGAGTCATCCAGATGATTCCGGTGCTGTTCGGGGTGCTTCTCCTCGTCTTCAGCATCACCAACATCATCCCGGGCGATCCGGTGCTGCTCATGCTCGACGTAAAATACACTGAAAAAGAATACAAAGAGATGCAGGAGTACCTCGGTCTCGATAAGCCGCTCTACGTTCAATTCTACAATCACGTCAAAGGGGTGCTGCAGGGCAATCTCGGAAAATCGATTCGCACGCGCGAACCGGTCACAAAGAAGATACTGGAGAGGTTTCCGGCAACTTTTGTCCTTGCCGTGGCCGCCATGGTGATCGTTGCGGTCGTCTCTATCCCCATCGGGGTAATAGCAGCGCTCAAGCAGAACAGTAAGATCGATTATCTCTGCATGGTGGGCGCGGAGATAGGGATCTCAATGCCCATTTTCTGGCTGGGAATCATGGTCATCCTTCTATTCAGCCTCTATCTGGGCTGGCTGCCGGCAGGGGGACGCGGAGAGCCGCCCGACCTCATCCACCTCATCATGCCGGCATTCTGCCTGGCGACACCCTACATGGCGATGACCGCAAGGCTGACACGTTCCTGCATGCTGGAGGTGCTGCGGGAGAATTACATAGTGGCGGCCCGCTCGCGCGGCTTCCCGGAATGGCAGATTGTTCTGCGCCACGCGCTCAGGAATGCGATGATCCCGGTGGTCACCAACCTCGGGCTTCAGCTTTCCAGGCTTCTGGGTGGTGCATTGGTGATTGAGGTGGTCTTCCGCTGGCCCGGCATGGGGGCGCTCGCCTACGATGCCATTATGGAGCGGGACTATCCCGTGGTCATGGGTGTGGTGCTGATCGTCGCAGTTATCTTCATCATAGTCAATCTGCTCGTGGACCTCTCGTATACGTTCTTTGATCCACGCATACGGTACGACACAAGAAAAGGGTGA